The Leptospira harrisiae sequence TGATAGAAGCAAATCCTAAATTGTCTACGATTTCATATCCAAGGCAGCCGAGGAAATTGGAACAAAAACCTGCGCGAGCCTTTCTCATAGTCAGATCCCCAATGGTGAGTAAAAAAATCTTCGGAAGTTTTTTACCTGCGGTCACATGGGCATCAGTGAGATTTCTCCATTTATCAAATTCATAGGAAAGACGAACCGGTAGAAGGGGAGAATAAGTGGTTTGTACTTTCGTTGCAATTTGTTTTGAAGTTTCTTCGAGAGAGGTTTTCAATTCTGGATGTCTTTCGGATGCCAGTGGGTATTGGTTGGTCCCAAGTAAAATTTCTTTTTTGCTTGCCAGTGCGTTTCTTTTTTTCTCTGCACGTGCATTGATTTCTTTTTGGATGGTTCCTTGTTTCAGTGCTTTTCCAAACCCACCATCTTTTTCCAAAGTTTGGAATTTGGCCCAAGCGGATTCTGCGAGTTTTTTCGTGAGCACTTCTAAGTAATAAGATCCAGCAGCCGGATCCTCCACTTTATCTAAGAAGGATTCATAACGTAGCAGAAGTTGTGAATTTCTAGCAATTCGTTTGCCTAACTCTTGTTGTGCGGAGTATTCGGAATCAAATGGCAATATTGAAACAAAGTCAGCACCACCTACCACAGCAGACATGGCAGCTGTGGTTCCTCGTAACATATTCACATGTGGATCATAAGCCGTGAATTGAAAGTTGGAAGACCTAGCTACGATGAGTGCAGGGACAGTTTCCCCAAGCCCTGGTTTGTAGGCATTTAGGACTTCTGTCCAAAGGATTCGCATGGTACGAAATTTTGCGATTTCCGTGAAGTAGTCAGAACCAATTCCCATCCAAAACCATATGTTTGAGGCAGAATCCTCGATAGTAACACCAGCATCAATCTGGCGGTTTAAATAATCCACTCCCCATGAAAGAGAATAAGCAAGTTCCTGGCCAATCGAAGCTCCGGCATCACGTAAATAATAACTGTGTATCCCAACACCAGCAAACCCTTTGGTTCCGGAAAGGGAGGCAAATGATTTGTTAATTGTACTTTCTTCGGTACCTAATTCTCCGTTTTTTAAAGCAAAACCATAAGGGTCAAAGTCACCAAGTACGGTGTTATGCGAAGAACTGAGTTTTTTTAATGAGTCTGAGAAGGAAGGCGTTTTTTCTTCTAAAGAAACTACCAAAGGTAGATTTCCAGTAAGTGCTGCCAGTCGTTCTAGGTCAGCTGAAGTATTGATGTTTAATCCAATTGATTTTTCTTTTTCCCTTTTCAAGAGTAATATTACCGCATCTGCACCTTTTTTGGAAAGATCGGTGAGTTCGGATTCGGAGGTTACTGTTTCTGTGACATTCCAACCACTGGTTCGTTTGTACACTCTGGGGAGTTCTGTGATGTCTTCTTTGCGGTAGAAGGGTTCGATTTTGAATCCTTCTTCTGTTTCCCAAGTGACTTTGTCCCAAGGGTTACCTTTTAAATCTTTTAGGATTTGGTTTTTCCAATCCTCAGTGGATACTTCAGGAAAGTCTGAAAATAGAAATTCGTTCAATTTATTCCTCTACGATTTGGTAATCTTCCATATACCCTGGGAAGTCGCCTAACCCACGTGTGAAGGTGAATTTTGCTGGATAAACCACTAGGCGTCTTCCTGACTGTAAAAAAGTTCCGGACAATAATGTGAATGGGGAAGCAACGATGAATGCCGCAGTCCCAAGTACTGTGCCGGCTAGACCCATGGGACGAGCCACAAGCAAATCAATCAACATTTCACCACCAGAGGGAACTTCTCTTGCGGATAATGTCTGGGTCCACAGGAGACAGATTAAGAAAAGGATGGACAAGGGTCGTGTTTGTTTCATAGGCTGATCACTCGGGCTTTCATCTGATGAAATCTCGAGAATGATATCCCTGTAAAGTAAGAAATATGGCTAAAGAAATTGTTTTGTTTGTTCTCTATTCTATTGTGCATCTGTTTGCGATCGCTACGATCACAAAAGAGGATGTCCTCTATCTCCCTTCTAAAATCATTCCGATCCTGATTCTCATCGTAGCACTTTTTCGCTACTTCCCGAGTTTGGAAAAACGTGGGAAATTGGTTGCGGTGGGTCTTGTGTTTTCTCTTTTTGGTGATAGTTTCCTTGCACTTCCCAAGGAAGGATTTTTTGTATTTGGGCTTGGTTCCTTTCTCATTGCTCAGTTGATTTATTCCTATGCTTTCACTTTGGATTCTAAAATCAAACCGATCCTTGCCATTCCGTTTTTATTGTTTGGTTCCTCCTTCTTTCTTGTCCTTGTTCCAAAATTAGGAGCGCTTCTCATTCCAGTGGGAATTTATATTTCTGCGATTTGTCTTATGGGTTGGCGCGCTGCTGCAAGAAATTCCGTGTCTAAGCCATTTTATCTTGGCCTAATTGGAGCCCTTGTATTCATTCTTTCTGATTCCATCATTGCTTATTCCATGTTTCTCAAACCTGAAATGGACAGATTCACAGCTTCCATGGGAATCATGGTAACTTATTACATTGCTCAGGTTCTCATATACTCAGCCACAAAGGCGGAAGAGCTGGATGTACAATCAGTGAAAAATACTTGATTCACTTCTAACTCACGAGTATCGTATCTATGGTTTTGAATAACCGGGGAATGGGATTATGAAATCACTAAAAAAAACATCCTTTATTGAAGCAGTTGCTGCTGCGATTGAACATGAGGTTCAATGTTTCAATTTTTATCTAAAACTTTCTGAAAGTTTACCCGAAGGGCAAATTAGAGAATTGTTCAGCCAACTTGCGTTAGATGGCGATGAGCACATTAAATTTATCAAAGAAATTTATAAAAGTGCGGAAGGGAAAGAACTTCCCAATCTAAAACAACTTTCTCAAATAGAAAAATTTCATTCTTCTACCATCCAGAAAGTGATGGACAGGCTTGATCGAAACAAAAACGAAGAAGTCAAGGCTGACGAAAGAAAAGCAATTGAACTAGCCATCAGGGAAGGGGAAGATGCTCGTAATTTTTACGCTACCATTCGTAACAAATTCCAAGATCCAAAAATCAATTTGTTATTTCAAAAATTGGCTAATTTTAATGAGTCCAATAATTCATTGTTAGAAGCTCAAGCAATGGCAATGGAACAATCGACTCCAGCAGACCAAGTATTCTATTGGGAAGATGATGATCTTTTGGAACAAGTCAATCGTTCTACAAAATCCACGACATCCAAACCAAAAGTTTCGAAACCTGCTCCAAAACCAAATACAGCAAAAACAAAACCTTCTGCTAAAAAAACTTCTAAACCAACTGCGAAACCAGCAAACAAGAAGTCGGCGAAAACAATCGCTAAAAAGGCAGTAAAAAAAGCTGTAAAGAAAGCGGTTAAAAAATCAAAACCTGCAAAAAAGAAAGGTAAGAAAAAATAGTGAAATACCAAGTAACCCATTCATTTCCCGTTTCCCTTGAAAAACTTCTTCATGCTAGAGAGGAAAGATACAAACATCTAGATCAGTTTCCTGATTTAAAAAATGTAACTCTGCTGGAGGAAACGAAAGAGGGGAATATCATTCGCCAAAAACGAAAGGTAAGTTTAGAAGGATCAATGCCCGCTGTACTTTCAGCTGCTTTAAATGACCTTTCACTTTTGGAAGAATCCACTTTTGATATTACAACCAACACTCATGAATTCAAAATCTCTCCTCCAGGGAAAGACAATGTATTCGTGATCAAAGGGAAAAGTAAATACGAAGCGGAAGGATCTGACTCTAAACGGTCTTACGATGTGGATGTGATTTCGGGTCTTCTATTTGTCTCTCCCATTGTAGAAAAGGCCATTGAAGAAATTCACAAACATAGTTTAGAAAAAGACAGAAAATCCATCGCCAAATTTTTGGGGGTTGAATCCTAAGTAGAAGTGAAGTCTTCTTCTCCTACTTTTATACGATCTGTTTTAGAACTCAATTTGACGATCCTCATTATGGGGAACGTCACTTTGTTTGCCAAACTCCTTCCCTTTCCCGCTGTCACGATTATCTCTGGACGCGCACTCTTTTCCGTTCTTATCCTTGGTTTGTTTTTTTGGATTCGTGGGAAGTCAGTCTCCTATCGCAGTTTTAAAGACTTTTTGTTTGTTTTTGGGATTGGGATTTTATTTGCCCTGCATTGGGTTACGTATTTTCACTCCATTCAGGTTTCTACTGTGGCAGTGGGGATGTTGTCACTTTTCACCTATCCTGTGTTTTCTGCCATCTTAGAACCAATGTTTGGTGGAAAACGCCCTGACCCCTTTGCCTTCTTTATCGCTTGTTTCTCTTTTTTTGGGCTTTTTTTAATTGTGCCAGATCTTTCTTGGGACAACCAAATGTTCCAAGGAGTGGTTTGGGGAGTGGTCTCTGCAGTTCTTTATGCCATACGCAATTTGCTCACCAAAGAAATGCATGTGCATTATCCCAGTGCCCAGATTCTTTTTACTCAACTCATTGCCACAAGCCTTGTCCTCCTTCCCTTTGCCGATGGTCTTTTTGTGATGCTCGCAGAACCTAAATACCTGGTATTTCAGGTGGTTCTTGCAGGAGTGTTTACATCCCTTGCTCATACCATTTGGATTCGCAGTTTATCTAATCTGTCAGTGACAACTGCAGGGACCTTATCTACACTGAGCCCCATTTACGGAAGTTTGGCGGCTTGGTATTTTTTAGGAGAGGTACCACCCGATAGGCTTTGGTTAGGTGGTGGAGTGATTCTTTTTTGTGCGATTTTAGAAGTGTTTCGAAAACAAGCGGAGAGTGGAAAAAGAGAGGAGGAGAAGAAGGTTTAAGAATTCTCCTCTGTCCAAAGAGACCAAAAACTTATATCGTGGGACTATATTTTACCAGTAACTCTTCCAAAATTTTGGGAGGAGTTGTAAAATAAGGATGATCCCGAAATATCTCTTGGTACTTATGCTCATTGAAATCTTCATATTCACAATTTAGTTCCTTCACTTGTTCTTTAAGGCGGCGAACGAGAGGCATAGAAAAACGAGGAATTGCCGGATCGATCCAACCATTGTTTTGAAAACTTTTCATTTTTTTGGAACAACGACAGGGATTTTTTTCGTTCATAAGTCCGCATTTATCATCCATAAAGGTGTAGAGGTCTTTTCTGGCTCGACTCAATCGTTTACGAAAAGCTTCATTCGATATATCTAGTAGTTCCGAACTTTCACGATCACTAAGTCCCATTAAGTCGGCAAGGATTAAGGCAATCCGTTGTTCTCTGTCTAAACATAATAACATTCCCAATGTACAAGAGGCCTTTGCTTCTTCTATCAAAACTAAGTTTTCTGGACTAGAAAGTTCGTTTGCCGGTATATCTATATTTGGCATTTTTTCCAATTCATTTGCATATTCAGAAAAGCCTGTTGTTATTTCTTCCAACATTCCTCTTTTTCCATTTAACGCGTGATTTACGGAAATCCTGTAAGCCCATGTTTTAAAGCTGGCACGAGTTGGATCATATGCGGCAAGATTCGTTGCAATTTTTAGCAGCACTTCTTGAGTAAGGTCTTCCGCTTCTTGCGGATTCAACAAGATACGACGAATGACATTATAGATCCAAGTTTGCACCTTTGAAAGTAAAGATTCGAGAGCACGGCGGTCTCCCGTCCGCGCCCTTTCGATGAGTTGTGTTTCCTCTGGTTGGTTTGTTTTCATTACAGTGGTTGCCGTTCGAACATTTCAAAGACCAAAGTCTGTTTCATCAATGCGAAAAATTCTTTTCCTGTTTCATTGTTTTGGAGTGATTCTCCAGCCTTATGGCAATCCTCTACATTTTCCCAGTATAAAAGATCCAAAAGAATCCCTTCTCTCGTTTTCGACCGGAAGGCTCGCCAAGCTAAAAAACCTGGTTGGCTTTGCATTAGAGGTAACATTTGTTTCCTCATATTGTGGTACTTTTCAGAATCCTCAATGGCACATTCAACGATGGCGATTTCGATTGCTGTCGTTTGCGGTAGACTTTCCAGGGTTAATAAATCTTGTCCTTGGCTTTTTAAACTTTCTAACATAATCAGTGTTTCCTTAGAGGATTTTTGCCCTCTATACTGGATACACGCCAAAAGGAGAGTTGTGACAGAAGAGGGGGAAAAAAATGTGTTTCCCGGAAGATTTTTTGTAAAGGAAATAGTTTAGATTTTTCACTTTCAATTTTGTACAATTTTACAGTTTGAAATCTGATTCCGAGAAAACAGGAAACTCACAAAAACGAAACCTAACAAAAATAAATGGAAATTCTCACATTTCTGTTTGACAAACCTCTCGTTTTCTAGTCTTTACTATCCTCTTGTAGAAATAATATATTTCGACAAAGGAGTTCGTTGTGAAGAAAATTATTTTTTTTCTTGTTTTGGCTGTTACCGTTTTTTATTGTCAGTCGGGTGATAAAACATCTCTAGAAGAATCTAAAACGATTTTAGAAGGGAATTGGATATTAACGAATAATTGTGTTCAAAATCCTGGCCCGAGTGCCACAGCTTGGCTCATCATTAGTAACAACCGGGATATCAAATCTTGTTACAAAAGTAGCGGCACTGTTGTAAAGGGATTACTCATGAAACAAAGCGAAGGAAATTATAATATCAACTGGTCTGAAGGTCCTGCATCGACTGCACAATATCCGGTTGGTGGCACTTTGAATTTATTTGGAATGACGACGGAAGGAGTAACCGTCTGTTATACTCGGGTTAAGAGTGCTAAACAGAATCCACCCGCATTCTGTAAGTAAATAAAGATTGGAGCGGACAGCGGGATCGCCTAATGGGAAGTATGTGAAAACTAATTCCCATTGGCGAGGCGCCTGTAAAATTTACGAAAAAGACAAATTCATTCGTGTAAGTGGTGGATGACTTGGATTAGTTTTTCTTGCACTTCTTTGGCAATTTTTTCGAGTTCAGGATTTTGTACCAGTTTGGTCATGGTCATAGGATCAAAGATGGAAACTTTGGTCTCGCCGTTTTTTTCTTCGGTGACCACTACGTTGCAGGGAAGTAATAATCCAATTTCGTCTGCGGTTTGTAAGGCTTTGTGCGCAAAACTTGGGTTACATGCTCCGAGGATAGTGTAACGTTTGAAATCCACTCCAATTTTTTCTTTGAGAGTGTTTTTGACATCGATGGTGGTAAGAACCCCGAAACCTTCTTTTTTTAAGGCTTCGGTTGTGTCGGTGATTGTTTCTTCAAAACTTTTTTTTCTGTGAACGGTGAGTCCTAACATAAATCCTCCGCTGGGTCTATACCCCATAGGGTATATTGAATTTGGGAACTTGCAAGAGAATTTTATTTAAGTGAGGAAAAAGATCATTCCTTTTTGGGAAGTTTTTGCATTTCTTCCACACTGGGAAGTTGTTTTGACATGTGACGGATTTCTCCTGAAGAATTGAGTAGGAAATATTGCGGGAGAGGTTCTGTTTTTAAAG is a genomic window containing:
- a CDS encoding methylmalonyl-CoA mutase family protein, whose product is MNEFLFSDFPEVSTEDWKNQILKDLKGNPWDKVTWETEEGFKIEPFYRKEDITELPRVYKRTSGWNVTETVTSESELTDLSKKGADAVILLLKREKEKSIGLNINTSADLERLAALTGNLPLVVSLEEKTPSFSDSLKKLSSSHNTVLGDFDPYGFALKNGELGTEESTINKSFASLSGTKGFAGVGIHSYYLRDAGASIGQELAYSLSWGVDYLNRQIDAGVTIEDSASNIWFWMGIGSDYFTEIAKFRTMRILWTEVLNAYKPGLGETVPALIVARSSNFQFTAYDPHVNMLRGTTAAMSAVVGGADFVSILPFDSEYSAQQELGKRIARNSQLLLRYESFLDKVEDPAAGSYYLEVLTKKLAESAWAKFQTLEKDGGFGKALKQGTIQKEINARAEKKRNALASKKEILLGTNQYPLASERHPELKTSLEETSKQIATKVQTTYSPLLPVRLSYEFDKWRNLTDAHVTAGKKLPKIFLLTIGDLTMRKARAGFCSNFLGCLGYEIVDNLGFASIKEGVTKAKELGCEIVVLCSSDEEYAAYLTEFVSEMKSQLPNSWKLLAGYPKDLITQAESLGIDDFIHMKRNIVEFMEKAQTKWIGK
- a CDS encoding lysoplasmalogenase; amino-acid sequence: MAKEIVLFVLYSIVHLFAIATITKEDVLYLPSKIIPILILIVALFRYFPSLEKRGKLVAVGLVFSLFGDSFLALPKEGFFVFGLGSFLIAQLIYSYAFTLDSKIKPILAIPFLLFGSSFFLVLVPKLGALLIPVGIYISAICLMGWRAAARNSVSKPFYLGLIGALVFILSDSIIAYSMFLKPEMDRFTASMGIMVTYYIAQVLIYSATKAEELDVQSVKNT
- a CDS encoding ferritin-like domain-containing protein — translated: MKSLKKTSFIEAVAAAIEHEVQCFNFYLKLSESLPEGQIRELFSQLALDGDEHIKFIKEIYKSAEGKELPNLKQLSQIEKFHSSTIQKVMDRLDRNKNEEVKADERKAIELAIREGEDARNFYATIRNKFQDPKINLLFQKLANFNESNNSLLEAQAMAMEQSTPADQVFYWEDDDLLEQVNRSTKSTTSKPKVSKPAPKPNTAKTKPSAKKTSKPTAKPANKKSAKTIAKKAVKKAVKKAVKKSKPAKKKGKKK
- a CDS encoding DUF2505 family protein codes for the protein MKYQVTHSFPVSLEKLLHAREERYKHLDQFPDLKNVTLLEETKEGNIIRQKRKVSLEGSMPAVLSAALNDLSLLEESTFDITTNTHEFKISPPGKDNVFVIKGKSKYEAEGSDSKRSYDVDVISGLLFVSPIVEKAIEEIHKHSLEKDRKSIAKFLGVES
- a CDS encoding DMT family transporter, with protein sequence MGNVTLFAKLLPFPAVTIISGRALFSVLILGLFFWIRGKSVSYRSFKDFLFVFGIGILFALHWVTYFHSIQVSTVAVGMLSLFTYPVFSAILEPMFGGKRPDPFAFFIACFSFFGLFLIVPDLSWDNQMFQGVVWGVVSAVLYAIRNLLTKEMHVHYPSAQILFTQLIATSLVLLPFADGLFVMLAEPKYLVFQVVLAGVFTSLAHTIWIRSLSNLSVTTAGTLSTLSPIYGSLAAWYFLGEVPPDRLWLGGGVILFCAILEVFRKQAESGKREEEKKV
- a CDS encoding RNA polymerase sigma factor, which codes for MKTNQPEETQLIERARTGDRRALESLLSKVQTWIYNVIRRILLNPQEAEDLTQEVLLKIATNLAAYDPTRASFKTWAYRISVNHALNGKRGMLEEITTGFSEYANELEKMPNIDIPANELSSPENLVLIEEAKASCTLGMLLCLDREQRIALILADLMGLSDRESSELLDISNEAFRKRLSRARKDLYTFMDDKCGLMNEKNPCRCSKKMKSFQNNGWIDPAIPRFSMPLVRRLKEQVKELNCEYEDFNEHKYQEIFRDHPYFTTPPKILEELLVKYSPTI
- a CDS encoding antibiotic biosynthesis monooxygenase family protein, with the protein product MLESLKSQGQDLLTLESLPQTTAIEIAIVECAIEDSEKYHNMRKQMLPLMQSQPGFLAWRAFRSKTREGILLDLLYWENVEDCHKAGESLQNNETGKEFFALMKQTLVFEMFERQPL
- a CDS encoding DUF302 domain-containing protein, with amino-acid sequence MLGLTVHRKKSFEETITDTTEALKKEGFGVLTTIDVKNTLKEKIGVDFKRYTILGACNPSFAHKALQTADEIGLLLPCNVVVTEEKNGETKVSIFDPMTMTKLVQNPELEKIAKEVQEKLIQVIHHLHE